The following coding sequences lie in one Drosophila sulfurigaster albostrigata strain 15112-1811.04 chromosome 2R, ASM2355843v2, whole genome shotgun sequence genomic window:
- the LOC133839462 gene encoding beta-1,4-galactosyltransferase 7, protein MKMANISTINWLFVCGISFCLGGIAVLSFMPLSSDCICPLRNPLTKLATKENVASKPFNAHSTHKMAVLVPFRDRFEELLQFVPHLTQFLRRQSIDHHIFVLNQVDRYRFNRASLINVGFHFTSEVYDYIAMHDVDLLPLNDDLLYEYPSSLGPLHIAGPKLHPKYHYDNFVGGILLVRREHFQKMNGMSNQYWGWGLEDDEFFVRIRDAGLQVTRPQNIKTGINDTFSHIHNRHHRKRDTQKCFNQKEMTRKRDHNTGLNNVNYKILKVHDMLIDSIQITILNILFECDVNKTPWCDCSGTAAVASAVQT, encoded by the exons atgaaaatggccAACATATCAACCATAAATTGGCTATTCGTGTGCGGTATATCCTTTTGCCTGGGTGGCATTGCAGTGCTCAGTTTTATGCCGCTAAGCTCAG ACTGCATATGCCCGCTAAGGAACCCATTGACTAAATTGGCTACAAAGGAAAATGTGGCATCAAAACCATTCAACgcacactcaacacacaaaatggcAGTTTTGGTGCCGTTTCGGGATCGATTCGAGGAACTGCTGCAGTTTGTGCCACATTTAACGCAGTTTCTGCGACGCCAAAGCATCGATCATCACATATTTGTGCTGAATCAAGTGGACAGATATCGCTTCAATCGTGCCTCTCTCATCAATGTGGGATTCCACTTTACCAGCGAGGTCTACGATTATATTGCCATGCATGACGTTGATCTACTGCCACTCAACGATGATCTGCTCTATGAGTATCCTAGCAGCCTGGGACCACTGCACATTGCGGGTCCCAAGTTACATCCTAAGTATCATTACGATAACTTCGTAGGTGGCATTTTGTTGGTGCGTCGCGAGCACTTTCAGAAAATGAATGGTATGTCGAATCAATACTGGGGCTGGGGCCTGGAGGATGACGAGTTCTTTGTGCGCATTCGGGACGCTGGTCTGCAAGTGACGCGGCCACAGAACATTAAGACGGGCATCAACGACACCTTTAG CCATATTCATAATCGCCATCATCGCAAGCGGGACACACAAAAGTGCTTTAACCAAAAGGAAATGACACGCAAACGAGACCACAATACGGGCCTCAACAATGTCAACTATAAGATTTTAAAAGTCCATGACATGCTGATCGACAGCATTCAGATTACCATACTTAATATACTATTCGAATGTGATGTAAATAAAACGCCTTGGTGCGATTGTTCgggaacagcagcagttgcatcTGCTGTACAAACCtag
- the LOC133839463 gene encoding ER membrane protein complex subunit 6, translating to MNRVRTRTSKTGEIIAYSEGVIRKNISAVEYCRTSMAAISGCAAGILGLSGTLGFLFYFVSVFVLWLMVLAKSGIQWRKYFINRRNLLTNQFMGGLCTYVLFWTFLYGMVHVY from the exons atgaatcgCGTAAGGACACGTACATCGAAAACCGGCGAAATTATCGCCTACAGCGAAGGAGTCATCAGGAAAAACATTTCTGCCGTCGAATATTGTCGCACTTCGATGGCAGCCATCTCGGGCTGCGCTGCTG GCATTTTGGGACTGAGCGGAACACTTGGTTTCTTGTTCTactttgtgtctgtgtttgtgctCTGGCTAATGGTGTTGGCCAAGTCGGGCATTCAGTGGCGCAAATACTTTATAAATCGCCGGAATCTGCTCACCAATCAATTCATGGGCGGCCTTTGCACCTACGTGCTCTTCTGGACATTCTTATATGGCATGGTGCATGTGTATTAA